The DNA sequence TTACTGGGGAGCGGGGCAGAACTTGCAGTCAAATTCGCGCATTCGCAGATCTGGCCGAGCGCGGAGAATGGGTGCAGGCGAGTATTGACTTGGCTGATCCCGAACGAACGCCTTTTCCCAAGCCGGATCTCCGTCGCATGATGCGCCCCCTCGGGCCTGTGGCAGTGTTTGGCGCTTCCAATTTTCCATTTGCATTTGGCGCCCTCGGAGGAGACACTGCTTCGGCATGGGCCGCTGGAAATCCTGTGGTCGTAAAAGGGCATCCTGCGCATCCTGCCACTTCGGAGTTGTTTGCGCAGGCCGTCGAAAAAGCCATAGAAGGGACAGGAGCCCCCGCGGGAATTTTCTCCTTGCTCCAAGGTACAAGCCACGAATTGGGAAGAGCCCTCGTCAAACACCCTGTGATTGAGGCGGTCGGATTCACGGGTTCGCTTGGTGGAGGACGCGCATTGATGGATCTGGCTGCGGCTCGTACCCGTCCCATTCCTGTGTTTGCAGAGATGGGAAGTATCAATCCCATTTTCATAGGTCCAAATACCCTCAAGGCAAATGCCAAAGGGATCGCAACAGGATTGGCGGGTTCCGTCTGCTTGGGGACCGGCCAATTCTGCACGTCTCCGGGGGTAGTGGTCACTTCTTCCAATGAAGTCTTCGAACACGCCCTCGCGGAAGCGATGCACGATGCTCCGAGAGGCACCCTGCTTCATGCGGGAATTGCGCAAGCTTTGGCGGCCGGACTGGATCGACTCAAGGCGCACGAAGAGGTCGAGGCTATCGCGACAGATGGATATAGAGGCGATACCATGACTCCGCCCAATTCCGCGTTCATGGTGTCTGCGGAGGCATTTCTGGCTGATCCAAGGTTGTCTGAGGAAATTTTTGGTCCGGTCACGTTGATTGTCGATTGTCAGACGGAGGCGCAAATGCTCGAGGTCGCCTGCCAATTGGAAGGAAACTTGACCGCCTCCATTCATGCCGACCATGATCCTGACCTTAGAAAAGCACTTCTTCCTTGGCTGGAGCAAGCGGTGGGGCGGGTGATTTTCAATGGATATCCCACAGGGGTAGAGGTGAATAGCTCCCAACAACACGGAGGTCCCTATCCGTCGACTTCCGCGGGGAGTACGACTTCTGTGGGAATGGATGCCATCGTGCGATTTGCCCGGTTTGTGGCTTTCCAAAATGCTCCGGAGGAATTGCTCCCCGATGCCTTGAAATCCGCCAATCCTCTTGGGATTTCTCGGAAGGTAAATGGGGTCGCGACCACAGCTTCTTGTTGACTGTTAACGGACATTGGGCGGGCTCAATCTTTGGGGTAGATGCTTCTTTGGGAAGCTTGAGGTCCCGTTTGATTACATAGAACACGTATTAGGTTTGTACATGCTTTCGCATCATTTTTAAGAGAAAAGGGCCGTCCGCATTGGAGGGCCCTTTCTGATTAACGCTAAACACAGTTGAAGACTATCTGCGGTAGCCTAGAGAACTGGTTATTGAAAGTAGACGAACTTAGAGGAGTTGACGCTGGGCCAGATTTCGCATTAATGCAGAAATTCCAAATGTCCAAGGTGGAGCCTCGTGTGAATGAACCACCGTGTTCTGGAGCTTGCCGAGTTTGGCCGACGAAATACTGACCACATCGCCCACCTTATGTGTGAAGCCCTGCCCGACTCCATCACGATCCTGAGTCGGAGCAAAGAGCGTCCCCGTAAACAGCGCAAACCCGTCCGGATACTGGTGATTGTCCCCATAGGTCTGGGCCACCAAATCCAACACATCTCGGCTGATCTGGGTCATGTCACTTCGGTCATCCAACAGGAATCCATCCGCTTCTCCCTCTACCTGTACCCGGACTTCTGCCTGGCGGACATCTGCCAAGCTAAACGTGTGGTCAAACAGCCGGATAAATGGTCC is a window from the Pontibacter sp. G13 genome containing:
- a CDS encoding aldehyde dehydrogenase (NADP(+)) encodes the protein MITSASITGASFLAGEWIMPAGETFSSFDPKEEVKFGQFGSCGPDEVQSAVHAAAEAFQVTRTWTGKEVATFLRQVAQEIEALGEVLLQTADRETGLGIPRLTGERGRTCSQIRAFADLAERGEWVQASIDLADPERTPFPKPDLRRMMRPLGPVAVFGASNFPFAFGALGGDTASAWAAGNPVVVKGHPAHPATSELFAQAVEKAIEGTGAPAGIFSLLQGTSHELGRALVKHPVIEAVGFTGSLGGGRALMDLAAARTRPIPVFAEMGSINPIFIGPNTLKANAKGIATGLAGSVCLGTGQFCTSPGVVVTSSNEVFEHALAEAMHDAPRGTLLHAGIAQALAAGLDRLKAHEEVEAIATDGYRGDTMTPPNSAFMVSAEAFLADPRLSEEIFGPVTLIVDCQTEAQMLEVACQLEGNLTASIHADHDPDLRKALLPWLEQAVGRVIFNGYPTGVEVNSSQQHGGPYPSTSAGSTTSVGMDAIVRFARFVAFQNAPEELLPDALKSANPLGISRKVNGVATTASC